A region of the Peredibacter starrii genome:
GTGACTGAGATGGTGACTGGTCATGATCTTGTGAAATACCAAATCATGGTGGCCCAAGGGGACAAACTTCCTCTGAAGCAATCAGATATTAAGCAGAAGGGCAGTTCAATTGAGTGCCGTATTTATGCTGAGGATCCTGATAATAATTTTATGCCTTCAATCGGTAAGATTGAGCGCATCGGAATTCCGACGTTGAGAGATGTTCGTCTTGATTGCGGCTTCCTGGATGGTACGGAAGTGGGTGTTAACTACGATCCGATGCTCGCAAAGCTTGTGGTGTGGGGAGAGACTCGTGAAACAGCGATTTCTAAAACCATTCACAGTTTGGATGAAGTTCTTTTCTTAGGAGTGAAGACCAATCGTGATTATTTAAAGCGACTTCTTGCTCATAAGGATTTTGTGGCAGGAAATACGCATACGCATTTTATTCCAGATCATAAGGCAGAGCTTGAACCTGTGGCCATGAGTGACGCTGATCTGGCGAACATTATTGGGGCCTTGAGCTTTACTGGGAAAACAAAAGTGGCAACAGGCGGAATGGTTGAATCGAACAGAACTCCATGGACTGAGCTAACTGGATTTAGGAACTAATTATGGAAAAAGTATTTAATATCAACGGACAGGAAGTAAAAGTTCAAGACTATAAACAGTCTGGTGACTCTGTAAGTTTCGTTCTTAACGGAAGAACTTACTATTATGCCTTGATTTCAAAAGATGGTCCGGAATTAGTGCTTGATAACGGCGGACGTTTCAAGGCCGCAGTCGGAACACCGAATCGCGAAGGCGATCAGATGATCATTGCTAATGGACGTGAGGCCAAAGCATTTGCGGCCGGTAAGAAAATGAAAAAGTCTGGTGGAGCTGCCGGTGGACTGACCAGTCCGATGCCGGGGAAGATCTTTAAAGTGATTAAAGAGGCGGGAGCGGTCGTTAAAAAAGGCGAGCCGATTCTTATTCTTGAAGCGATGAAGATGGAGCACTCAATCCGTTCAGATAAAGACGGCACGGTTAAAAAAATTAATTACAAGGTCGGAGAGCTGGTTCAAGGCGGAGTTACACTGGCCGAGGTGGAATAATGATTAAAATCGTTGAAGTTGGCGCACGCGATGGACTTCAAAATGAAAAAAGTATTCTCTCAACTGATGATAAATTTCAGTTTATCTCGCTTCTATGTGATGCGGGATTGAGGGCGATTGAAGTCACGAGCTTTGTGAAAGCACCTGCCATTCCTCAAATGGCCGATTCAGTAGAACTTTATACGAAAGTAAAAAATGAGTTAGGTGACCGTGGAGTCGCTTTTCCGTGTCTTGTGCCGAATATGAAAGGTTATGAGACCGCCAAAAATCTTGGAGTGAAGGAGATTGCTCTTTTTACTGCGACTTCAGATTCATTCACGAAAAAAAACATCAATGCTTCTGTAGATGAAAGCTTCGATCGTATGAAAGAAGTGGCCGACGCTGCTAAACGCGACGGTATGCTGGTACGTGGTTACGTTTCGACTGCTTTTGGATGCCCGTATGAAGGCACCATGGATGTGAAGAAACTAATCAGTGTGACTAAACGCCTTTTTGAACTTGGAGTTTATGAAGTTTCAGTTGGTGACACTATCGGGGTAGCAACTCCGATGCAGGTGAGGAGCTACATTCGCGCGCTTAAATCTGAATTTCCAATTGGTAAGATTGCTATGCACCTTCACGATACTCGTGGAATGGCGCCAACTAATATCTTTGTTTCTCTGGAAGAAGGGATTACTACATTTGATTCCTCGGCCGGAGGACTAGGTGGATGTCCATACGCCAAAGGGGCCACTGGAAATGTGGCGACGGAAGACGTGTGGTATCTTCTGAACTCTCAGGGACTAGAGACCGGGATTGATATCAAAAAATTATCTGAGGCCTCTCAGTTTATTTTAGGCAGAGTGAATCGTCAGACGGAATCGAAATTCTTAAGGGCATATTTGAACACAGGAAAGGTATGAGTTTTTATCTAAGACCATTCGAAGATCTTTTAGTTGAGAAAAAGAAGCACACGCTCTGGATCACGTTAAATCGTCCTGAAGCGAGTAATGCCTATTCAACTGGTATGGTGAAGGCCCTGGTTGAAGTTCTTCGTTTTGCTGATATTGATAATGAAATTCGTGCCATAGTGATCACCGGTGCAGGTAAGAATTTCTGTGCAGGTGGCGATGTTAAAGCGATGAAAGGTAAGAGTGGCATGTTCGCGGGAGGGTCCAACGAACTTCGTGAAACTTATCAGGCGGGTATTCAGCAGATTCCCGCGACGATTGTGAATTTAAAAACTCCAGTGATCGCCATGGTGAATGGCGCTGCTGTAGGGGCAGGCTGTGATCTTGCGGCCATGTGTGATATGCGAATTGCTTCGGAAGAGGCGGTGTTCGCAGAGACCTTCGCCAAAGTTGGTCTGGTTCCAGGTGATGGGGGGGCGTTTTTCCTAACTCGCCTTATCGGTTTTGGTAAAGCGATGGAAATGTTTCTTACGTGTAAGATGATTTCAGCAACTGAAGCGAAAAATATCGGACTCGTGAATCAAGTGGTCCTACCGAATGATTTAAAAAATAGGACAGAAGAACTCGCTGATCATCTGGCGACTCTTCCTCCAATTGCTCTGCAAATGACTAAAAAAGCAGTGATTCACTCTTATCAAAATGATCTCAATTCTCACCTGGAGTTGATGGCCGCTTATCAAGGTATCACTCAACGCTCATCGGACCACTTCAAAGCACTTGATGGAATGATCGAGAAGAAGACTCCAACCTTCGATCATAACTGAAAATATTTTTTGACAAGTCAGCGCGCAACCTAAAGAATTAAGACATATGAAAAATTTGTCTTCCCTATTTCTTTTAGTAATGGTTGCAAGCTGTACTACCATTCACTTCCGTTCAAATAATACAATCCCTGTTACATTCGATGGAAATCCAAAACATCAGAAAGAAGTTTCAATTACCGGTAAGAGAGATTTCTATTTCTGGGGTGTTGAACCAGAAGAGCATGAAGTATTTGTTGATGAAGAAGTCAGAAAAGCAGGGTACGACGGAATGTCGAAACTCATCATCTACGAACAGAAAAATCCGCAAGATATTCTGATCTCGTTCTTAACTCTTGGTATCTATCTTCCAAGAGGTTTCACAATTACAGGATATACTTCAGGTCAGATGCTTCCAGAAGATCTCGACATGGACACTGTAACACCAAATAAAAAATAACAGATTTGACCGTCAGGAAGGGGTTGTCTTCCAAGGATGGATAACATTAGGCCAGGGATGGCCTTTTTTTATTTCTGAAGAGTGCGGGTACGGCGATTCCAAAGTGGGCGTGTGATACAAGCGAACCACAGGAAGAAGCCAACGAAGCAGGCGACCAGAGTTGAGATGGCGTTGGTAGTGTCGAAGGCATTATTGGCCACGGCGAGACCGGTGAACATGAGGAAAGCCAGGCCGCCAAAGCAGCCAGTCATCATGAGCACGATCTTCATGGTGATGAATTCGTTTGGTTCAGGACGCAAGAATGAGAATGGCCACCAGACGAAATCCTTGTCCGAGACCCAGTTATGAAAATCTGTTAGAAGATCAAATAGTTTCATTCTTTAAGACTATCCATTAAATTGCCGAAAAAGCTCTTTTTAAAATCTTTCACTTCATCTTCAGACATGTCACCAAAATTTGTACGATCGAGTTCTTTATAAAGATGTGGGAGCTCAATCACGAAGCGCGATTTAAAACGAGGGGCCATCTTACCGTAGATCTTTCTTTCCTTGGCATAGGTCATCCAAAGTTTCTTTCTAGCGCGAGTGACACCCACATAACAAAGACGGCGTTCTTCATCGATGTCAGTATTGTCCTGAATGGTCTTTTTGTGAGGGAGAATTTCTTCTTCCATGCCAATGAGAAACACGTAATCGTACTCCAGACCTTTTGAAGCATGGAGAGTCATGAGAGTTACTTCATTCTTTTTAAAGCCTTCACCCGGAGCCTGGTTGTCCTGAGAGTCGGCCAAGAGAAGACGTTCAACAAAGTTTTTAAGGGTCGCATCTTCACCGTAACGATCCTGGAATCGATCCGCGGCAAGCATGAAGT
Encoded here:
- a CDS encoding acetyl-CoA carboxylase biotin carboxyl carrier protein subunit; this translates as MEKVFNINGQEVKVQDYKQSGDSVSFVLNGRTYYYALISKDGPELVLDNGGRFKAAVGTPNREGDQMIIANGREAKAFAAGKKMKKSGGAAGGLTSPMPGKIFKVIKEAGAVVKKGEPILILEAMKMEHSIRSDKDGTVKKINYKVGELVQGGVTLAEVE
- a CDS encoding hydroxymethylglutaryl-CoA lyase — translated: MIKIVEVGARDGLQNEKSILSTDDKFQFISLLCDAGLRAIEVTSFVKAPAIPQMADSVELYTKVKNELGDRGVAFPCLVPNMKGYETAKNLGVKEIALFTATSDSFTKKNINASVDESFDRMKEVADAAKRDGMLVRGYVSTAFGCPYEGTMDVKKLISVTKRLFELGVYEVSVGDTIGVATPMQVRSYIRALKSEFPIGKIAMHLHDTRGMAPTNIFVSLEEGITTFDSSAGGLGGCPYAKGATGNVATEDVWYLLNSQGLETGIDIKKLSEASQFILGRVNRQTESKFLRAYLNTGKV
- a CDS encoding enoyl-CoA hydratase-related protein, producing the protein MSFYLRPFEDLLVEKKKHTLWITLNRPEASNAYSTGMVKALVEVLRFADIDNEIRAIVITGAGKNFCAGGDVKAMKGKSGMFAGGSNELRETYQAGIQQIPATIVNLKTPVIAMVNGAAVGAGCDLAAMCDMRIASEEAVFAETFAKVGLVPGDGGAFFLTRLIGFGKAMEMFLTCKMISATEAKNIGLVNQVVLPNDLKNRTEELADHLATLPPIALQMTKKAVIHSYQNDLNSHLELMAAYQGITQRSSDHFKALDGMIEKKTPTFDHN